The following coding sequences lie in one Capnocytophaga stomatis genomic window:
- a CDS encoding cell division protein FtsX, whose amino-acid sequence MAQSIEKFNRRRLITSYFSVIISITLVLFLLGILGFLILSSKRLANYFKEQVSMTIFLKDNAKEADIEQLQKTLSIAEYVKSLKFIPKEVAAETFSEEVGEDFVTFIGDNPLQNSIDLSLKAEFAEPEKMKELEKELSQNSFVSEVVYDKSLITLIHENVNRIGVILLIFSGLFTFIAILLINSSIRLSIYSKRFIIKTMQLVGATRGFIRRPFILTNIRLGILSAILAVSLLYGCLRYIGSISPEFEIFSSTDDMIIVFTVIFIIGVLISWISTFFAAQRFLNLNTNDLYY is encoded by the coding sequence TTGGCACAATCAATTGAAAAATTCAACAGACGAAGATTAATAACTTCTTATTTTTCAGTGATAATAAGTATCACTTTGGTATTATTTCTATTGGGTATTTTAGGATTTTTGATTTTAAGTTCAAAACGATTAGCAAATTATTTCAAAGAACAAGTTTCAATGACAATTTTTTTGAAAGACAATGCTAAAGAGGCCGATATTGAACAATTGCAGAAAACCCTTTCTATTGCAGAATATGTTAAATCACTGAAATTCATACCAAAAGAGGTTGCAGCAGAAACTTTTAGTGAAGAAGTTGGAGAAGATTTTGTTACTTTCATCGGTGATAATCCATTGCAAAATTCTATTGATTTGAGTTTAAAAGCCGAGTTTGCAGAACCTGAAAAAATGAAGGAACTTGAGAAAGAATTATCTCAAAATTCTTTCGTTTCCGAAGTAGTTTACGATAAGTCCTTAATTACGCTTATCCACGAAAATGTAAACAGAATCGGAGTTATATTACTCATTTTTAGTGGTTTATTTACTTTTATTGCTATTTTGTTGATAAATTCTTCTATTCGTTTATCCATATATTCTAAGCGATTCATTATCAAAACAATGCAGCTTGTTGGAGCAACTCGCGGATTCATTCGCCGACCGTTCATTTTAACAAACATTCGGTTAGGAATTTTAAGTGCAATCCTTGCCGTATCGCTCCTATACGGTTGCCTGAGGTACATTGGTTCGATATCTCCTGAATTTGAGATTTTTTCCAGCACTGATGATATGATTATTGTTTTCACAGTTATCTTCATAATAGGAGTGCTAATTAGTTGGATAAGTACTTTTTTTGCTGCCCAACGATTCTTGAATTTAAATACCAACGACCTTTATTACTAA
- a CDS encoding DUF3098 domain-containing protein: protein MNKHHSTLIFGRKNYIFMLIGLAIIALGFILMSGGGSDNPNAFDPSIFSFRRIHLAPTLVLLGFAVEVYAILLNPNKSKE, encoded by the coding sequence ATGAATAAACATCATTCGACATTAATTTTTGGAAGAAAAAACTATATTTTTATGCTTATTGGGTTAGCTATCATTGCATTAGGATTTATATTAATGAGCGGAGGAGGAAGCGATAACCCGAATGCTTTTGACCCTTCTATTTTCAGCTTCAGACGCATTCACTTGGCTCCGACTTTAGTTCTGCTGGGTTTTGCCGTTGAAGTTTATGCCATTTTGTTAAATCCTAATAAATCTAAAGAATAA
- a CDS encoding undecaprenyl-diphosphate phosphatase: MNTIEAIIIAIIEGLTEYLPISSTAHMGFTASLLGIEESEFLKMFQVSIQFGAILSVVVLYWKKFFDFSNLNFYIKLICAVIPALVLGKLFDDKIEAVLGNQIAISIVLIVGGFILLFADNWFKNPKITNEKEISIKKSVIIGFWQCLAMMPGTSRSAASIIGGMTQGLSRKAAAEFSFFLAVPTMLAVTVYSIFLKDWGTGTVKQKGYEMILASEQNILIFIIGNVVAFIVAMIAVKSFIHLLTKYGFKIWGYYRIIIGVILLVYFINK; encoded by the coding sequence ATGAATACGATTGAAGCTATCATAATTGCTATTATTGAAGGACTTACGGAATATTTACCAATCTCATCCACGGCTCATATGGGCTTTACGGCTTCTTTGCTTGGCATTGAAGAATCTGAATTTCTGAAGATGTTTCAGGTTTCCATTCAGTTTGGAGCGATTCTTTCTGTCGTTGTTTTATATTGGAAAAAGTTTTTTGATTTTTCAAACTTAAACTTTTACATCAAACTGATTTGTGCTGTGATTCCTGCTCTTGTTTTAGGAAAATTATTTGATGACAAGATAGAAGCTGTTTTAGGTAATCAAATTGCTATCTCAATTGTATTGATTGTAGGAGGATTTATTCTTCTTTTTGCTGATAATTGGTTCAAAAATCCGAAAATTACTAATGAAAAAGAAATTTCAATAAAAAAATCTGTAATTATTGGTTTTTGGCAGTGTTTGGCAATGATGCCGGGAACTTCACGTTCTGCCGCCTCAATTATTGGTGGTATGACACAAGGACTTAGCCGAAAAGCAGCTGCTGAGTTTTCTTTTTTCCTTGCTGTACCAACAATGCTTGCCGTTACGGTTTATTCCATTTTCCTTAAAGATTGGGGAACCGGAACTGTAAAACAAAAGGGCTATGAAATGATTTTGGCTTCCGAACAGAATATTTTAATTTTCATCATCGGAAATGTCGTTGCCTTTATTGTGGCAATGATTGCGGTAAAATCTTTCATTCATTTACTAACCAAATATGGATTTAAGATTTGGGGTTATTACAGGATTATAATCGGTGTAATTTTGCTTGTATATTTTATTAATAAATAG
- a CDS encoding DUF2147 domain-containing protein translates to MRKNVMTCLLVFASMFALQAQSVLGKWKTIDDETGKEKSVVEIYEKNGLIYGKLVELLEEKNKNAVCSACSGKNKNKPYLGLVIITDLKKDGDEWSGGKILDPKTGKEYKCYMALEDSNKLKVRGYLGISLIGRTQYWQRVK, encoded by the coding sequence ATGAGAAAGAATGTAATGACTTGCTTGCTTGTTTTTGCTTCTATGTTTGCACTACAAGCACAAAGCGTTTTGGGTAAATGGAAAACCATTGATGATGAGACAGGTAAAGAGAAGTCAGTGGTTGAAATCTATGAGAAAAACGGTTTGATTTATGGAAAACTTGTAGAACTTTTAGAAGAGAAAAACAAAAATGCTGTTTGTTCTGCTTGCTCCGGAAAGAATAAAAACAAACCTTACTTGGGCTTGGTTATCATTACCGATTTGAAAAAAGACGGAGATGAATGGAGTGGAGGAAAAATTTTAGATCCCAAAACAGGAAAAGAGTACAAGTGTTATATGGCTTTGGAAGATTCTAACAAGTTGAAAGTGAGAGGCTATCTGGGGATTTCTCTCATAGGCAGAACGCAATATTGGCAAAGAGTTAAATAA